DNA sequence from the Pseudophryne corroboree isolate aPseCor3 unplaced genomic scaffold, aPseCor3.hap2 scaffold_1297, whole genome shotgun sequence genome:
aaaaaaagcatcaacacttttaagcgacggacagtcaggctgcaacccatatgcccagacctgtgggtctccttgtagcaaggaaatcactatgcccacccgctgaatctccgacccagaagactgaggcctaagctggaaatatagcttgcagctctccttgaaacaaaagaactgcgagcgatctccagaaaaacgatccgggagatctactttcggctccttaacccctgaaggtactgctgctgcgggagctccgccagcggcctgcgaagtgtgcattttaatggacaaatcattaaattgtcgagtcaggacctgcacctgatcgaccacctgttgcaaagtattttgaggggtatgctccatattcccacaaaatttcaacaggagtattaggctgctgaatatgttatgcacaccagtgccagcaggaatgtactggtgtctgaacggtgagggatgcaaaacaaatgaactcacagacagactggggaatatgacattacatacacagaaggtgatagggtaacaaaataaacacaaagtgaacagagaagcccaaaggctaagaaactgggtgtctccctagtattaggaatgctcagatggaaagaagcgagatgtagtgatttaatacgtagagaacccgaaatgctgttgctaagggctacagcaaaaccctaaagggttaccaacgggtgtggcagtaaactccttggtcagagatggaataatagacacaaggagagtctccacaatcctagttctcacttgcagtgcactggttcagcttactcccactaaactgacacctgaacaccttgcacagtgagaaaggattttggcaggcaagtctgagaatacagccgcaaacttgctaggttcacagagtagcaaaagaaccccagcaggttaaacgactgactccagtcttactgctaggtcaggattggcagagtgtaataccaaatcccaaggcctatttgcagtaagcaacaaacaaatacaaagtttacacagtactagctagctttcaggaactgactaaccaacaaagattcagcagcatctgcctaacctgagaagagggtttatatagcaggtgctgtccacgccccactcagacctcccagactgtgagcacaaaaaccagcaccggatcccctgccgtgcacagagcctgtaaccactgcacagcaaaagacccgaaccggagtatcagctacactcaggttactccgctagcacttgtctcccggttgccatgacgacgtggcagcacagagcaggagaccctaacaaaaggggtgtagggtcagaggcggaactagtggcggtgctagggggcaccaggcaaaatcttgcctagggcatcatattagttcgggccggctctgcatttaacccacatggagctaattcagatctgatcacagcagcaaatttgttagcagttgggcaaaaccatgttacactgcaggtgtggcaaatgtaacatttacagagagagttagatttgggtgggttattttgtttctgtgcagggtaaatactggctgctttatttttacactgcaatttagatttcagattgaacacaccccacccaaatctaatggtgtgtacacacggtgagctatttctatatagtcaaaattgcaaagaAAGTTGTGCAGATCAcatggtgaaagtcaccttgtgatgccgatgcgcggtcccgcctggtcggcatcgcaagtcaattttgactatctcgtagaaaagatagcaaAAATTGACACtttgccaaaatcgcacatagggggtcattccgagttgatcgcacgtagcaactttttgctgctcgtgtgatcaactagacgccgcctatggggggagtgtattttagcatagcagggctgcaatcgcttgtgcagccctgctatgctaaaaaggtttTGAGCAGAACAAGACTAGGCTGCAGTTACCCTGTGCAAtggttccagcgatgcaggtcccggaattgaagtcagacatccgccctcctttTTAGTTTCATTTTACAggcaccccatggattctacatgaacaagaggaccgaggggctgcgtgggacactaggtaagtgtgtgtgagcgtgtaagtgtgtgttaataaactgttaccttcatggtgtgtgtgttttgtcttttttggggtatttcttttgttgtagggaactacaggtaccagtgggcccttgaAATAtctgtatgctggtacttgtggctctccaagtaccagcatgtgggggagtcttgctgggacttgtagttccatagaaaaagacaatattctttttgtaCACATTTTTTTGGCTATCAACCCAGCACccaccggtcaggggtgactagttggggggtaatgccatggccgcaggaaccagtataaaagtgtcccccggctgtggcattatctctctggctagtggagcccgctgctggtttaaaaaatgcggggggacctgcacatcatttaaaaaaaaaaacatttttacacagaagcatgcaccagggccgaaactaggattttcgtcacccggggcaaggcagtaatttggcgcccgcccccaaaacaaccccccccccccctaaaaaaaaaaaaaaaccttgtcagACTAAAATACTTATTTTATGAaaaaatttgaagaaaaaaaaagggggttactattggacaatattcccccatgtgcctcaaatgccccatgcgtcacatgccccactaCATGCTCCcctatgtgtccccatacattgcactatatcataacacttcatcactgcactacattcccctatccactgcactacatcactatactacatcctctacaccctgaactacatcactgcactacatcactacactacatcctctacaccctgaactacatcactacactacatgcccctatccactgcactacatcactacactacatgcccctatccactgcactacatcactatactacatcctctacaccctgcactacatcactacaatacatgctcccctatccactgcactacatcactatactacatcctctacaccctgaactacatcactacactacatgcccctatccactgcactacatcactacactacatcctctacaccctgaactacatcactacactacatcgctacactacatcctctacaccctgaactacatcactacactacatgcccctatatactgcactacatcactatactacatcctctacaccctgaactacatcactacactacatgcccctatatactgcactacatcactatactacatcctctacaccctgaactacatcactacactacatgtccctatatactgcactacatcactatactacatcctctacaccctgaactacatcactacactacatgcccctatatactgcactacatcactatactacatcccctacatgctgaactacatcactacactacatcccctacatgctgaactacatcactacactacatgtccctatacactgcactacatcacagtactacatcctctacaccctgaactacatcactacactatattcccctatccactgcactacatcactatactacatcctctacaccctgaactacatcactacactacatgcccctatatactgcactacatcacagtactacatcctctacaccctgaactacatcactacactacatgtccctatacactgcactacatcactatactacatcctctacaccctgaactacatcactacactacatgtccctatacactgcactacatcactatactacatcctctacaccctgaactacatcactacactacatcgctacactacatcctctacaccctgaactacatcactacactacatgcccctatatactgcactacatcactatactacatcctctacaccctgaactacatcactacactacatgcccctatatactgcactacatcacagtactacatcctctacaccctgaactacatcactacactacatgtccctatacactgcactacatcactatactacatcctctacaccctgaactacatcactacactacatgtctctatacactgcactacatcactatactacatcctctacaccctgaactacatcactacactacatcgctacactacatcctctacaccctgaactacatcactacactacatgcccctatccactgtactacatcactatactacatcctctacaccctgaactacaccactacactacatgcccctatccactgtactacatcactatactacatcctgaactacatcactacactacatgcccctatatactacaccaaatcccccccatctgggaggcaaagcggaggttgatactgctacctgggagcacagtgccgataataaagtctatctttaaactcaccacaaagctgctgtagtgatactcggtgacaGTTGGATGTtgtccaggctctaagtttccactgtcaagtggacagctagcaaagtgaacctttgatttctgtaatatcggtgactgcacctgttagcaagcataagcctggggcagtgtggTGTAGCCTACAGCTTGTTatcagttggtgctgggcaggcagccggaatCATAGCCTgctgcagcactgcatggcaaagatgagagtttaagacagtagcatatgagagatcccaggtactaaagctcacctgcacagcatcggaggcagctgcagccagacaggtgggtcagagacactgtcccgggagccgtctgctgtctcactggagcagcacaacactgccggtaaaaaaaaaccctgctcctctgtaactcctcagcgccccctcaaatcctgcacccagggcgcatgcccccttagcccccccccccctagttacggccctgcatgcacggatctcactgatctcatggatctcactgatctgtgcatgcttctgactaagtaataaaacatgaccccaaaaaaagatacttaaaaaaaaatagcaccctattacatctaataggccctacacactggtcaatctcactgaaagatatgaacgatctcattcattaatgaacgagatatcgttcatatcttttagtgtggaggcaccagcgatgaacgatgcgcggccccgcgctctttcGTCGCTGGTgagccgtcggctgtgcatgcaggccaatatggacgatctcatccatatttgcctgcatttctatggagccgggtgatggggggagtgaagtttccatcactgcccccccaccgccgggtcgcccgtcagccgtatccgccatcgggcagctcggcggcggatctttaaatgtgtagggcccttaaggccagtactcactggccgatggtagagagatgtgtgctgagcgaaccgctcagcacacatctctcccggcgctcagcacagcgcgatctgtgctgagcgtgcggggggagacgggggggccgctcacttcacccagcgggtgaagtgagcgacccgctagattggcctgcatgcaggccaatctagcagcagcgatagcgatgtgcggggctgcgcatcgctatcgctgagggggctacacacggagcgatcgtgcttaaaatctaagcaatctagtcagattgcttagattttaagcagcgatcgctccgtgagtaccccccttaaagctgtGAATTGGCAAATTTGTGATTTATGCCAGTATGGCCCCCACCTCCGTCACAGGAACACTCAGCACCCATCCATCCCCCCCTAAATCCACCATCCCCCACCTAAAAACGCATTATGGTGTTTTTGCGAACACTGCCAATAACACAATATAACCCACATTAAATTTTTAAAAAACatgccacacaattttttttttcagaaacctttataaaaataaagaaaatatgcAATAAAACACATCGCCAATTTTGGTCAAGATTCATACATTGTGCCATGAGTATGAGTGCCTTTTacagggactatgccaacagtaCAGGAATCGGGCATTTCCCAGTACAGAagacagagccgaccctaaccaatatgatgccctaggcaagattttggctggtgcccccgagcaccaccactggttccgcctctgaccctgcacctctttcccatcaccatcacccctcacccatagcagtccttattttggtgtttgtacccactatattttaaaaaggagcagttcgcacatttggcgaacagcccaaaaaaggggtgtgtttttgctggcaaggggcatggccacataatagtaaccccaattccaattacaccacacagtactgcaactttattcacatttgatcatgcgatagtgtccataattcatattacatcccacagtagtatcacttcaccttatatacattactcctcacagtagagccccttattcacattacatcacactgaattgctccttattcacattacaccacaccctattgctctttatttacattagacgacacagtagtgccctttctatacgcaacgccacatagtagagcaccttatacacataatgccacacattagtaatgcatttatacacctaataccacacagtaatgccccttacacatgagacacattattaatgtccttataaacataatgcaccttacacatttgctgcacattattagtgcccctatacacataatgacacacatacagtagtaccctgttacacatatgctgcacattattaatgcccttatacacataatgacacacatagtgccccctacacatttgctgcacattattagtgcccctatacacataatgacacacatacagtagtaccctgttacacatatgctgcacattattaaagcccttatacacataatgacacacatagtgccccctacacatttgctgcacattattagtgcccctatacacataatgacacacatacagtagtaccctgttacacatatgccgcacattattaatgcccttatacacataatgatacacatagtgcccctatacacttaatgacacacatacagtagtaccctgttacacatatgctgcacattattaaagcccttatacacataatgacacacatagtgccccctacacatttgctgcacattattagtgcccctatacacataatgacacacatacagtagtaccctgttacacatatgccgcacattattaatgcccttatacacataatgatacacatagtgcccctatacacttaatgacacacatacagtagtaccctgttacacatatgctgcacattattaatgcccttatacacataatgatacacatagtgcccctatacacttaatgacacacatacagtagtaccctgttacacatatgccgcacattattaatgcccttatacacataatgatacacatagtgcccctatacacataatgacacacatacagtagtaccctgttacacatatgccgcacattattaatgcccctatacacataataacacacatacagtagtaccctgttacacatatgccgcacattattagtgcccctatacacataatgacacacatagtgccccttacacatatgttgcacattattaatgcatttttacatgacacacataatgctccttacacatattccgaacactactgcacaaccaacccactcacatgcacacagcactcacactgccactaacactgtgacctctgcctctgcttggatacagatgtgtcctcataaatcttgcctcaatgcaaacGTCTGTCACCTTTTTTTtttcatgaaaatgcatcttatttgcattgctatgtggctaggatgcacaagcagcttctgctgattaaaatgatatgcagcatgcctatatactgtgtgagactgtggctgtatctgcatatgaaatgctacacacagaatataggcatgccgcatatcatttttttttttaatattaattttttATTGTTTTGCGGGTAAACAAAACAATTGTGATAGGGATACAGAAAAgaaaagagggggggagggggggtacacaCATCAATCAGCATAATACAAAGTAACATAAAGAGTTTTATACAAGACATTGTACATAAAAGGGGGAATGCAGGAGTCAATCATGCCTACATGAGATTCATTTTAAGCCAATAGCAAATATACCTAGGTGTCCTGAGGGGGCGTGGAGTTTGGTGGGCGACTATGCCAGTAAGTGGACCACGGATACCATCGGAGCAGTGGGGATGAGGAGGTAGAGGCATAGGCCACTCCCGCCATCTCAAATTCGTAATGTGACTGTACGGCCATTTCTATTGCTGAGATATGGGGAGCCTCGGTAGAACGCCAATGGCGAGCGATTGAAAGTTTTGTTGAGATAAGGATATGACCTAGTATATAGCGATCACCTGGCGTTAAATCACCGTAGTATAGGTGGAGGAGGGCCAGTCGTGGATGAGGGGAAATATGGTGGCCTAGGACTGATTCTATGAGGTGGAAGACCGATGTCCACAATGAGGTAAGTACAGGGCAATCCCAGAAAATATGCATTAAAGTGCCGACCATTCCACAATTCCGCCAGCACATTTtggatgtggagggttgcatcgcatggAGGCGGGATGGGGTGAAATACAGGCGGTAAAGAAGTTTATAAGACAGTTCTATATGAGATATACATCTAGAGACCGTGTAGCAGGATCTATTATCTTTTCCCATTCCTCCTCTGAGATTGAGCATTTAAGGTCTACCTCCCATTTCAACTGAAAGGAGGCTTTCTGCATTGGTCGGGGATTATTAATGTAATTATACCATTTGGTAATACCTCCCCTGCCTTCCCCTGTCTCCAGGGACTTTTGGACAAGTTTAGGTAAGgaggagggggggatggggggtgtcGAGACTCCGTGGTGCCAATGTCTAAgctgcaaatatttataaaattccccacGTGGTAGTAGGAAAGTTTCCTGGATCTGAGCAAAGGGAAGGAGGGCACCATGCGCCATTATATCCTGTAAAGACCGGATTCCCTGTGATATCCAGTAATCGAATCTCAAGTCAGGGATCAAGGAGGCTATTCCAGTCAATGATATGGCCGTAGTGGGGAGAGTTATGTCATTTCCACTTCGCACTACCTCCAACCAGGCTTTCCTAGCAGATTGGGCAGAGAGAGACCGATTGATTAATATTGTGCCCTCAGGTTTAGGGAGTAACAATACATCGCTCAGGGGTAACGgggctataagaccttgttccagtTGTACCCACGATTTACACGTGGGTTGAATATACCATGCCCCTATTTGTGCCAGACGGCAAGCCAGTTGGTATGTGTGCAATTCCGGGAATGCCAAGCCCCCGTCCCGTTTGGGTCgagtcattgttttcctggctaacctTGGTTTTTTGCCTTTCCAGACATAAGAGTTAAATATCGCGTTAAATGTGGATAGAAGGGAGTTGGGCACGAGGAGGGGGATGGCCCGGAACAGGTACATAAGTCTGGGAAGGATCATCATTTTCAGCGCGGCTATTCTCCCCAGCCAtgatacatgttgcatcatccagtccGTGACCAGGGTTGTGGATTTgcgcaaaaggggggggggatagttAGCGGATATCATATCTTCTAGTTTCGTAGTAATATGGattcccagatatttgaggcttctatcctgccaggagtaCGAGTAGGAAGCCTTGAGTTCAGACAAGAGAGAAGGCGTAAAATTAATAGGGAGTGCCTCTGTCTTAGTGTTATTAAGTTTATAGTAGGATACCGCTGAATAATCGGACAAGAGTGTGTGTAGCGCCCTCAGGGAGGAGGGAGGGCTAGTGAGAATCAAAAGGACATCGTCTGCGAAAAGACAAATCTTATGAGAATGTCCCGAAAATTCCACTCCTGTAATCGAGGGTGAGGATCGTATTTTTTCGGCCAATGGTTCCATCGCCATGGCAAAGACTAGTGGGGATAAGGGGCACCCTTGGCGAGTGCCGTTCGCAATGGAAAAGGGGGATGAGAGCAGTCCGTTCACACACACCCTTGCCGAGGGGAGAgaaccgcatatcattttaatcagcagaagctgctgatgcccttaggcatatcaaatgccctaggcaattacctagtttgcctatgcctatggtcggctctgaCAGAAGAGGCAAACCCAGTGCAGCAAATTTCCAGTCTTGAAGGAAAAcaagaagcatacctcccaactgtcccgattttcgtgggacagtcctgttttttagtactgccacagtgtcccgcggtgggggggcagttgggaggctcttgcacacagaacagcggtgaatagtcactgtgcacagcatctattcattagagatggagggagagggggcgtggccagcagctcacagagcgctggccatgcccccatactgatggaaaaagggggcatggcttgtgATCGCAGCAATTTTACGTAGCCATACCCCATTTCCTACAaggcacgcccctttttcgggcgggCGCGGCTATGCCGCGCCAAAGCGTGCCTCCTCATCTCctcccaaagttgggaggtatgcaagaagTGCAGTGATCGCAACAATCCGTAGTCCGGGACAGTGAGGTCACAAGACcgacgctgcagtactaatgacttcataaagttcacttggagcaagagcgtaggataaggtcaccagAAGATTTTTCCAACAAAACTAAAAAAACGAATCCGAAATAAAAATAgcgtgggtcgcccagcacagaggactgtgtactagGCATATCCAagtacatgccactggacgaggtgatagaatggggggaggggctgggctgtgtggctcccgCCGGAAAAAAAGACATTTGCGGAGGAGGGTTTACCGGTGCATGCTCCATGGGAGGGTAGTATGGGAAGGTGGGAGGGGACAAATTTGGGAGATGCCAATGGTCAGTTGGCACTATCTCACACGCCGGTACCAGTGTTTGGCGCCTGGCGCGTGAGGTAGCCTCATAGACTAACCGTTTCTGGATCATCTTTTGATCCATCATCAACCGCATCTCCGCTAGAATATAATTGCAGAATTGTTGATCCACATCCGGGGGCCTATGCAGAACCTCCTCGGCCCATTGGAAAAACTGCTGGgagccagagggggggggggggtatagggggcagaagTGGTCCTCCTCGCCGTGCGTTTTGTTCTTGTTGGACGTGGCTGCAGGGGTGCCACCGGCTCCTTTACCggctcctccacttctgccccttggcctgtggtaggcttttcctccagctccggggtaggttcctgcaatataagaaaaacaaaaatgagGTCTATGTAAAAATTTGTGGGTGGCAtatgaaacaaatgtgtgtgtccttaccagatccagactctcctgggcctcctcttccacaagaactggagactctggatcCAGATGGTCCCGTGACCTTACCCGTGGCTCTTGCTCCATAATGAACTTAAAttggtcatagtaccacagcgtcggcttatagacctcatcagtcccggctcCGGAACGCTGTGAATCCTGCACCTTCTTGTGTTCCTTGACAGAGACTGTTCGGAAATTTGCTATTTTCTTCTTCACCCAAGTCACAGACTCACATCGGGCAACAGAGGATCTGCCTCTACTGTACAGGATGAGCTGCTGATGTGCCCCATTTCTCtttgttctgttggcatagtccggacTTCTGACacaccacaggcactcgttctcatggtacAGATCGATGAACCCTGACCAGAATTGGCAGTGCTCGTCAGTCGTCATTGCTGcttgaaaataaaataacacaattaacctacaaaatACAACCGTCACATAAAAATAGCCTAAAAATACTATTAATTAACATTAAACAACATTATCACATTAAAATATGCAGCACCCCAAAAATGCATCCCTTAATGCGTCTCCCTCGTCCCCCCAAACATTGGTGGTGTACAGTTTCCCCTCTCTATGCAGCATCCCTTGTCCCCGTGTGcctctcagtggtgcaagtagaaaaaatgtcttagtggtactgtgtgcgcgtgccaaagGTGTGCAGGCCCCCCAATaaagggtgtgaccaaatgccacatggggcaaagccaattaaaatgggggtgtgatacacatatggggggccagatacacatatgacccccaatgCCTGAAACATACAttgccccccggtgccagatacacatataacccccagtgcctgaaacacacattgccccccggtgccagatacacatataacccccagtGCCTGAAACACACAGTGCctcccggtgccagatacacaaatgcctcacagtgcctgaaacacacattgcccccccggtgccagatacacaaatgcctcacagtgccagaaacacacattgcccccagtgccagatacacaaatgcctcacagtgccagaaacacacattgcctcccggtgccagatacacaaatgcctcacagtgccagaaacacacattgcccccagtgccagatacacaaatgcctcacagtgcctgaaacacacattgccccccagtgccagatacacaaatgcctcacagtgccagaaacacacattgcccccagtgccagatacacaaatgcctcacagtgcctgaaacacacattgcccccggtgccagatacacaaatgcctcacagtgccagaaacacacattgccccccggtgccagatacacaaatgcctcacagtgccagaaacacacattgccccccggtgccagatacacaaatgcctcacagtgccagaaacacacattgcccccagtgccagagacacaaatgccccccagtaccagatacagaaatgcccccctgtgccaaatacagaaatgccccaagtgccagatacacaaatgccccacagtgccagaaacataaacgcccccccccccagtaccagatacagaaatgccccaaggtgccagaaacataaacgccaccccagtaccagatacagaaatgtccccgtgccagatacacaaatgccccccccatgccagatacacaaatgcccccagtgccagaaacacaaacgccccccccccagtaccagatacagaaatgcccccctcccgtgccaaatacagaaatgccccaaggtgccagaaacacaaatgcccccagtgccaaatacagaaatgccccaaagtgccagatacagaaatgttccccagtgccagatacagaaatgcccccctgtgccagaaacacatattgccaccccccaccccccggtgccagatacacaaatgcctcacagtgccagaaacacacattgccccccggtgccagatacacaaatgcctcacagtgccagaaacacacattgcccccagtgccagaaacacaaatgcccccccagtaccagatacagaaatgccccccacccccccgtgccaaatacagaaatgccccaaagtgccagaaacacaaatgccccccagtgccaaatacagaaatgccccaaggtgccagaaacacaaatgccccccagtgccaaatacagaaatgccacatgtgccagatacacaaatgccccacagtgccagaaacataaacgcccccccagtaccagatacagaaatgccccaaggtgccagaaacacaaatgcccccagtgccaaatacagaaatgccccaagtgccagatacacaaatgctccacagtgccagaaacataaatg
Encoded proteins:
- the LOC134994319 gene encoding uncharacterized protein LOC134994319, translated to MTTDEHCQFWSGFIDLYHENECLWCVRSPDYANRTKRNGAHQQLILYSRGRSSVARCESVTWVKKKIANFRTVSVKEHKKVQDSQRSGAGTDEVYKPTLWYYDQFKFIMEQEPRVRSRDHLDPESPVLVEEEAQESLDLEPTPELEEKPTTGQGAEVEEPVKEPVAPLQPRPTRTKRTARRTTSAPYTPPPPLAPSSFSNGPRRFCIGPRMWINNSAIIF